The genomic region CAGATTACCTGTTTTATTGACAGTAATGACCGTCAGATCGGTTGTGAAGCTGGGTGATACGGCTACCAACTGTATGCCTAGAGTTGAATTTTGTACTCTAGTCCAGGTGGTTGCTGCCCTGGAACGCCGGTAAAGCTGACCATTCATTGTAGTTAAGAAAACCACGTAATCATTGTTTCCGAATTTGGCTATAGTCAATTCCTTTATTTTTAGATTGAGAAGCCCGGTATTGGAAAGCTGCCAGGAATTTCCTTGATCCAAGGATTGATACACCCCATCTCCCCTGGTTGTGGCAAAAACCGTATTATCGGTACCATAGTTTGGTGAGATGCGAATAGAGATTTCTGCAAATACATTATCCAACCCGTTTGGCAATCGAGTCCATGTCGTACCACCATCAGTTGATCGCAGAATGTTTGTATATTGATCTGAAGTCGCTTCTGCATCGGTGGACAGAAAGAGAGTCTTATCAGTAGCATAATTAGGGGAAATACCTAATCCAAATACCATATCATGCGGATTATGGGCATGAATTTTATTGCTACTGATACATAGTAGTATGAGGAGGGTAAATAATGTTACTGGATATTGAAAAAAACTAGTTTTCATTCTTGTACCTCTGGTTAGTAGATATAATTACTTATCATTATTAGTCAATAATTACAATAGGTTGTTTAATATATTATATGCTTGCGTTTAGTTACGTTTAAATTCTTAATTTAATTTCTTATGGTCATTCTTAGCCATTTATATAAGTCGCTTGATTCTATTTAAATAAAGCACCCCGCCGCAAGCAGCGGGGTATTAACTGCGCTCTACAATCTGCTGGTTTTCAACCAGCTTTCGCCCCAAGGGGGCGGGGAATTAAACCCGCAGAGATTAAAATGATTGTGAATACTAAGCAATTGATTATTATTTAATATGATTAATTTATTAACTATTGTCGAAATGTCATCGAATTGTATATTATAAAAATATTAAAATTCTACTCGCTGCTAATGAAATGTATTTTAAAAATTAAGCATTTAAAAAAAGGCTTACATTGTATGTTTGTTTAATACCGATCAGTGTGATAAAAATCGCAACTTTGTAGCTTTAAAACTCAGTCAGTGGCAAACGTCCCGAGATACGAGAGTTATGACACAGACGTACCCTTTGACGATCAATACTCGATGATAGTTTTCTCTGAAATCGACTTTTTCTCATAACAGGTCTTAACTTACAGCGGGCGAATAGGTATGCAAGTAATGAATACTCTATTGCAGTTACCAAATACGGCCATTAAAGATTGATAGACTGATTGGAGCTTTTGCATACAGAGTATTGCTTATAACAAATCACGCTATCCACCAACCCGCTATATCGTTCTTTAACTTGCTACCTCAAATTTTGCCATCAGACTCTAGTTTCTATCTGTTGCATAGTATTCTCATAGCTCTCAAATAATAAGTGACAGGCCGCTGTAATTTTATAGTAACACTGTACTGAATATGTCCTAATATATGTAGGAATGTTCTTGTCAGATTAATTGCAGCAGAAACGGGGCCAAGCTTTTTTCGTGATGTTGAACCCAAAGGCTTTGCTGTGTGGATCACTGCATCCGAAGTTGGTTGAACAAAAGCATTTATCTCGCTAAGAAAATGCTGAACAAATCCCGAAGTTTGGGACAATCGTGTTTTCTGATATTTTTTTACATACACCATGTCATGCCAATCGAGCTTTGTGGAGCTTGACTACAATCACAAGAAACGGGAACGGGCGCGTGATCCTGAAATGCATCAGACGAAGAAGGGGAAGCACGGGCACTTTGGCATGAAAGTGCATGCTGAGGTAGACGTGGATTCCGGAGCGGCGCATACGGTTGAAATTGCCGCTGCCAATGAAGCCGATATCAACATCCTGTCCAAGCAGCTGTGGGTGGAAGACGAGGTTACTTTTGGCGATACGGGCTACACCAGTGATGAATACAAACGCGGGGCACGACAGTTTGGATTCACCCGGCCCCGCACCGCGGACTGATGAAGAATGCTGTCCAGGT from Nitrosomonas ureae harbors:
- a CDS encoding transposase, giving the protein MELDYNHKKRERARDPEMHQTKKGKHGHFGMKVHAEVDVDSGAAHTVEIAAANEADINILSKQLWVEDEVTFGDTGYTSDEYKRGARQFGFTRPRTAD